From a single Cherax quadricarinatus isolate ZL_2023a chromosome 7, ASM3850222v1, whole genome shotgun sequence genomic region:
- the LOC128687003 gene encoding potassium channel subfamily K member 1-like isoform X3 — MELLSLVLWLPKACPAVSNTTIHALVKPGRQDRQITEVERVCPHLHLENVTVEIRYPWSFIDALTFSMTVITTIGYGNKSPSQTAGQVTCILYSLVGIPLTGMLLAWTSEFFGEQLFKLFKSKLDVQKQQSRGVIALATSIYIAIGFVVFIFIPGAVFMALEQWSYIEGIYFAYITLTTIGFGDFVTGRHFEGGTLYVYQICVILWTLIGLGYWVMVANFITKALKSKRLQTSVMRSAEEMRKIMQQMGIKQHDPTFLRQHSKATLNLILQLSNIIAVQGGMENGLVGEQNGDVPSSPGTSSTTGTSSPPLSPMGIPGISALFGTGLSRTTPLSHLMGPMRKELVVTLAKRKRRASSYEQAIDLGDEKPCILEILTTDEGGDHHQKRGVKFHSSNTDLHQLDGINFRSSKSNSSLDSAEFPFEQNSSSVFKPKELTQTTGSRLSLQTQRDRHVTLSPETYAVP, encoded by the exons GAAGGCAGGATCGTCAGATCACGGAGGTGGAGCGAGTgtgtcctcaccttcacctggagAACGTGACCGTCGAGATCCGCTACCCATGGAGCTTCATCGACGCCCTCACTTTCTCCatgactgtcatcaccaccatag GATACGGCAACAAGTCACCGTCACAGACTGCCGGACAGGTAACCTGTATTCTCTACTCCCTGGTGGGGATCCCTCTCACTGGCATGCTCCTCGCCTGGACCTCTGAGTTCTTCGGAGAGCAGCTTTTCAAACTCTTCAAGTCCAAG TTGGACGTGCAAAAGCAACAGTCTCGTGGGGTCATCGCCCTGGCTACTTCCATCTACATTGCCATTGGCTTCGTTGTGTTCATCTTCATCCCCGGAGCAGTGTTCATGGCCCTGGAGCAGTGGTCCTATATTGAAGGCATCTACTTCGCctacatcaccctcacaaccatagGCTTTGGTGACTTCGTAACAG GTCGACATTTCGAGGGAGGGACGCTGTACGTGTACCAGATCTGCGTCATCCTGTGGACCTTGATCGGGTTGGGTTACTGGGTGATGGTGGCCAACTTCATCACCAAGGCCCTCAAGTCGAAGCGGCTACAGACCTCCGTCATGCGTAGCGCCGAGGAGATGAGAAAGATCATGCAGCAGATGGGCATCAAGCAACACGACCCGACGTTCCTCAGGCAGCACTCGAAGGCCACCCTCAATCTTATACTTCAG CTGAGCAACATCATCGCCGTGCAAGGAGGTATGGAGAATGGTCTGGTTGGGGAGCAGAATGGGGATGTTCCCTCCTCCCCGGGGACTTCAAGCACCACCGGGAcgtcctccccaccactctcaccTATGGGAATCCCCGGAATCTCCGCGTTGTTTGGTACAGGACTCTCGCGGACCACCCCGCTAAGTCATTTGATGGGACCAATGCGCAAGGAG CTTGTTGTGACTCTTGCTAAAAGAAAAAGGAGAGCATCCTCTTACGAACAGGCCATCGACCTCGGAGACGAGAAACCTTGTATCCTCGAGATCTTGACGACGGATGAAGGGGGCGACCACCATCAAAAAAGAGGAGTCAAATTTCATTCTTCGAACACTGATCTCCATCAACTGGATGGTATCAACTTCCGTTCCTCGAAGTCGAACTCTTCACTCGATTCGGCGGAGTTTCCCTtcgagcagaattcttcctccgtgttCAAGCCGAAGGAATTAACCCAGACCACCGGCTCCCGCCTAAGCCTACAAACACAAAGAGATCGTCACGTCACACTGTCACCGGAAACATACGCAGTTCCGTAA